GCATCGGTGAACGTACCGCCAGTATCGATGCCAAGTCCCAGGTTCATTTCACCACCTCGGTGGAATCGGCATCGAGCTATATAGTGTTTAGAAAGGGGTCAGGAAGGCGAGGAGATATGATCGCCTTCCTATCGGATCCCAAGAAAAGGGTTTCGGATCAAAGCTTGGTCCCGCAGTTAGAGCAGAACGCCAGCCCGGCGGTGGGATTTCCGCAGGAGTGGCAAAAGCTGAAGCCGTTCGCTGCCTGGTCGGGTCCTTTATCGGCTATGGCATTAGGCGGTATGGGATAGGCTGGCGGTGATGATGAGGCGTTCTCCTCCAGGCCGGCTGGCACATGGACTTTGATGGGATGGGTCGGTACGGTTCCGTTTATCGAGACCAACGCACCTCCTAACTTAGGGACCAGGGCGATCTCTGCGGTCGATCCTTCCAGTAACCCGTAGTCCGTTCCCTTTCCGACGCTTATGGTGAGCGGCCCCACCATAACGGCCGCGGCATTCGCCCTCACTGTGCTCATATAAGCCCTCCCCTGGACGACCGTGACCTCTCCCGATCTTTTGACCTCGGAGATCTTTCGGCGAAGACGGAACATGTATCCAGAGTATCCGAAGGCTCCCAGCCCGATCAGGAAGATCATTATCGTTATCATTCCCTCTGAGGTTGAGATGTCCAACGACCCGTAACCGTTGACGATCCCGATGGCCGCGAAGATCAGTGCCATGAACCCGAATGGCCGCGCCTGCTTCTGGGCGTTCCTGTAGATCTTTTCAACGCTTTCGTATTCAAGGCTGGTCATGCCTCTCCGGAACGCCCGATAATCGGTGGGTTGGCCGTCCATCACTTACGCCCCCATGGGAAACCCGATCCCCTTCCCTGTTCGGCGCATCTCGGACAGAACCAAGCTCCGGGATCCTCCGAATTCAGGTAATTGGCGTTGCACATCGTGCCATGGAACGGGCAGACTGGTCCATGCTGTTGGGACTGCCAGTATCTTGGTCTCACCGGAACGCCGTTGACATAGTCCTGCGGGTATTGAAGGCCCGCTCCGCCCTGATATGTAGGGTCGTTAGGCGCGCCAGAATCCCCGCCGGTGATGCCCACTTCACTCGGCTGATAGCTGTAAGCGATGCCGTTGTAGGAAGACCCTCCGGGCACCTTGCCCTTGGGAAGGGGCACGAACGAAGCCGCCAGGCACATTCCGCCCCCTACGATGGCTATCATCGACGGAACGGCCACCGAACCGTTTCCCAGGTTCAATCCCATAGCGCCGTCTCCAGAGACCAGATCGAAAGTGTAGTGGTAGGTTATTCCGGCGACGACATATGTTCCGCTGCCGGTCAACGTATTCCCGCTCTGATAGAGGGTCCATGTGATCGTGAAGGCCGGGGAGGTCCAGGGCACCCCGCCACTCGTACCCGACGATGCAGGTGTGTAACGTATTAGAGTCAGAGTAGAACCGGACAACGTTCCGGTCACAGTGTTGGTTTCCTTCGAACCGATTGCTGGCTTTTGCGTGCCCAAGGAAGTCGAATGAGCATATGAATAGGAACAGGTGGTCGTGATGGTCCCGCTCACCGTGTTCCCGCTTTGGGACAGGACCAACTTGACATCGGAGTTCGTGTCAATGGCGTTGCTGGTCTGGACGTATCCTTTCCCGGCAACATTGGAGGTCCAGGTCCCGGAAAGGCTGGCAGCCTCGACGTTTGCCGTGGTAAGGCTCATCAAGACGATCAAGGCAGGGATCATAAATAGGTTGGCGATAAGTATCCTGGTGCCGATGCGTTTGATGCTGGGTCGCATGTTATCGTTTTGGATTGTTCTTCTTCCGTCTTATACCTGATTGGCTGAGTCTCATCTTTCGTTCCAATGTCCGATTGGACGATGTTTCGTTCTTCGGGACATTGGTAGCCTCTACACCCGGCCGATGGCAAAGGGGATGAACTCCGACATGCCTAAAGGTCGATGGGTGCGATGATGAGGTCCGAGCTGAACGAAAGAGCACGCCTGTTGCGGGCCCTCGATATGGATCCCATGGACCGGATCCCCTGCGTCAGCCCGCTCCAGACCGGTACCGTTGAGCTGATGGAGCAGAGCGGATGCTTTTGGCCGGAGGCCTTTCGGGACCCCCGGAAGATGTATTGCCTGAGCCGGGCGGCCCACGACATCGCCGGATTGGAGGGGGTGCGGGTACCATTCGATGTGACCGTAGAGGCCAGCGTACTCGGTGCCGAGACCGGTCGGGAGGCGGTCGACCGTCAACCCTCCATCCGCACCGTGGCTTTGAACGATCTTGAAGACCTGGAATTATTGGAGATCGTGGAGCCCGCCTCCGGTAAGGCCACGAAGGCGGTCCTGTCGGCGGTGGACCAGCTCTCCTCTAGGATGGAGGGTGTCCCGGTGATCTGCGGCATCGTGGCACCGTTCATGCTGGCCTGCCAACTGCTAAGCGTCGAGCAGACCTTGATGAACCTAGTTAGGGACCCCGCCTTCGTCCGCATGCTGGTGAGGAAAGCGGAACGGTTCGACCAGATGTACGTAGTATCGGCCATAGAAGCCGGCGCGGATGTCATAACCATGAACGATGCTGCCGCCAGCGGCGACATCCTGAGCGCTCAGCAATATGAGGAGCACGCCCTTCCTTCGGAGACTGGCATGGCCCTAAGGGCCCGATTCGGAGGTGCCCGTTCCGTGTTGCACATCTGCGGCCATACGGACCACCTGCTCCCGTCGATAAAAGGGTCGGGGGCCACGGCCTTGAGCGTGGACCAGTGCATGGACCTGGTGAAGGTAAAGGAGGCATTGGAGGGGAGGATGGCGCTGATCGGTAACGTGAGTCCTACCGAAGCTCTGCTTTTTGGGACCCCGGAAACCGTAGAGAACGAATCGATAGTGTGTTGTCGGGCCGGGGTGGACGTGCTGTCGCCCGGATGTGGTCTAGCTCCGAGGACGCCGACCCGAAATATCAGGGCAATGGTGGGAACGGCAAAACAGAGCCCCTGTGAACGGGGA
The Methanomassiliicoccales archaeon genome window above contains:
- a CDS encoding MtaA/CmuA family methyltransferase → MRSELNERARLLRALDMDPMDRIPCVSPLQTGTVELMEQSGCFWPEAFRDPRKMYCLSRAAHDIAGLEGVRVPFDVTVEASVLGAETGREAVDRQPSIRTVALNDLEDLELLEIVEPASGKATKAVLSAVDQLSSRMEGVPVICGIVAPFMLACQLLSVEQTLMNLVRDPAFVRMLVRKAERFDQMYVVSAIEAGADVITMNDAAASGDILSAQQYEEHALPSETGMALRARFGGARSVLHICGHTDHLLPSIKGSGATALSVDQCMDLVKVKEALEGRMALIGNVSPTEALLFGTPETVENESIVCCRAGVDVLSPGCGLAPRTPTRNIRAMVGTAKQSPCERG